Proteins from one Salaquimonas pukyongi genomic window:
- a CDS encoding uroporphyrinogen-III synthase: MKVLLTRRPSDNARMVPMLKSAGLEAVQLPLIELEDTGHDLPGGRFDFSVFTSAAAVEVLSARNEGRLLGVPAYAVGPRTAGLLKENAYLDVRQSSGDVENLAARISADFGGRSGICGIYPCGEKRARDLSAMVEPAGIALESVETYRLKEKEVSRDALRASLNGAEGGAVAVFSTESGRRLLELVQRHSLEKALANLSAAALSEGIAETLDARLFQNIHVAERPDAEAMVKLLAELDRQH, from the coding sequence ATGAAGGTACTGCTCACCCGCCGTCCGTCCGACAATGCCCGCATGGTGCCAATGCTCAAATCGGCCGGCCTTGAAGCGGTGCAACTTCCGCTGATCGAGCTGGAAGATACCGGGCACGACCTGCCCGGGGGCAGATTCGACTTCTCCGTTTTTACCTCCGCTGCTGCTGTCGAAGTGCTTTCTGCCCGGAACGAAGGCCGTTTGCTTGGCGTCCCCGCCTATGCAGTGGGGCCGCGTACGGCCGGCCTGTTGAAGGAAAATGCGTATCTTGATGTACGCCAAAGCTCGGGTGATGTGGAAAACCTCGCTGCTCGTATCTCGGCGGATTTTGGCGGGCGATCCGGCATTTGCGGCATCTATCCGTGCGGCGAGAAACGGGCCAGAGACCTTTCAGCAATGGTGGAACCTGCCGGCATTGCGCTTGAGAGCGTCGAGACATACCGGCTCAAGGAGAAAGAGGTCAGCCGCGATGCCCTTCGAGCTTCACTGAATGGCGCCGAGGGTGGCGCCGTGGCTGTTTTCTCCACTGAAAGCGGCAGAAGGTTGCTGGAACTGGTGCAACGCCACAGTCTGGAAAAGGCGCTCGCGAACCTTTCTGCCGCAGCGCTTTCGGAGGGAATTGCTGAAACGCTCGACGCGCGTCTGTTCCAAAACATACATGTGGCGGAACGCCCGGATGCTGAGGCCATGGTGAAATTGCTGGCTGAGCTCGACAGGCAGCACT